In the genome of Nocardioides marmoribigeumensis, one region contains:
- the malQ gene encoding 4-alpha-glucanotransferase, giving the protein MEDTPSVPDDQHRPADVPPDLPLDVRRAGVLLHVTSLPSPYGTGDLGHAAYRFVDFLAAAGVTVWQVLPLVPTHAEDRSPYNGLSALAGNPELVSLDWLADRGLLRDDDLAQVASGEISRAEARTRAVRLWQSEVEAGERQEQREHFLSWVDEHDDWLGDYTDFVALRESLGGTSWHDWEPGLRDRDADALDKALAPLQDRLRVLQFEQYLFDTQWQELRDYAAERGVLVFGDLPIFVSHDSADVWVDRAQFDLDETGAPRTVTGVPPDYFAQDGQRWNNPHYDWDVMREDGFAWWRRRIARQRDLFDLVRIDHFRGLEASWHIPASAETAREGEWVASPGVEVLTALVAEAGEGHLVAEDLGVITPEVEALRLRFGLPGMKVLQFAFDGNPANPHLPHHHDHLGVVYTGTHDNDTSVGWLSEVDDRTRVRIRGHLVGPTDDMPWPLMRTAMASVSRLAVVPAQDLLGLGSAARMNVPGKATGNWSWQLREGALDDAIAARLRDVLERYDRVPGDPR; this is encoded by the coding sequence ATGGAGGACACCCCCTCGGTCCCGGACGACCAGCACCGACCGGCCGACGTGCCTCCCGACCTGCCTCTCGACGTACGCCGGGCAGGGGTCCTGCTGCACGTCACCTCGCTCCCGTCCCCCTACGGCACGGGCGACCTGGGCCACGCGGCCTACCGCTTCGTCGACTTCCTCGCCGCCGCGGGCGTGACCGTGTGGCAGGTGCTCCCGCTGGTCCCCACGCACGCCGAGGACCGCTCGCCCTACAACGGCCTCTCCGCCCTCGCGGGCAACCCCGAGCTGGTCAGCCTCGACTGGCTGGCCGACCGTGGGCTGCTGCGCGACGACGACCTCGCCCAGGTGGCCTCCGGCGAGATCAGCCGCGCCGAGGCCCGCACCCGCGCGGTGCGGCTGTGGCAGTCCGAGGTGGAGGCCGGCGAGCGGCAGGAGCAGCGCGAGCACTTCCTGTCCTGGGTCGACGAGCACGACGACTGGCTCGGCGACTACACCGACTTCGTCGCGCTGCGCGAGTCGCTCGGCGGCACCTCGTGGCACGACTGGGAGCCCGGGCTGCGCGACCGCGACGCCGACGCCCTCGACAAGGCGCTCGCCCCGCTGCAGGACCGCCTGCGGGTGCTGCAGTTCGAGCAGTACCTCTTCGATACCCAGTGGCAGGAGCTGCGCGACTACGCCGCCGAGCGCGGGGTGCTCGTCTTCGGCGACCTGCCGATCTTCGTCTCCCACGACAGCGCCGACGTGTGGGTCGACCGCGCGCAGTTCGACCTCGACGAGACCGGCGCCCCGCGCACCGTCACCGGGGTGCCGCCGGACTACTTCGCCCAGGACGGCCAGCGCTGGAACAACCCCCACTACGACTGGGACGTGATGCGCGAGGACGGCTTCGCCTGGTGGCGTCGCCGGATCGCGCGCCAGCGCGACCTGTTCGACCTGGTGCGCATCGACCACTTCCGCGGCCTGGAGGCGTCCTGGCACATCCCGGCGTCGGCGGAGACCGCGCGCGAGGGCGAGTGGGTCGCGTCCCCCGGCGTCGAGGTCCTCACCGCCCTGGTCGCCGAGGCCGGCGAGGGCCACCTGGTGGCCGAGGACCTCGGGGTGATCACGCCCGAGGTCGAGGCGCTGCGCCTGCGGTTCGGGCTGCCCGGCATGAAGGTCCTGCAGTTCGCCTTCGACGGCAACCCCGCCAACCCCCACCTGCCGCACCACCACGACCACCTCGGCGTGGTCTACACCGGCACCCACGACAACGACACGAGCGTCGGCTGGCTCAGCGAGGTCGACGACCGCACCCGGGTCCGGATCCGCGGCCACCTGGTCGGTCCCACCGACGACATGCCGTGGCCGTTGATGCGCACGGCGATGGCCTCGGTGAGCCGCCTGGCCGTCGTACCCGCCCAGGACCTGCTGGGCCTGGGCAGCGCGGCCCGCATGAACGTCCCCGGCAAGGCGACCGGCAACTGGTCCTGGCAGCTGCGCGAGGGCGCGCTCGACGACGCGATCGCGGCTCGGCTGCGCGACGTGCTCGAGCGCTACGACCGTGTGCCCGGCGACCCGCGGTGA
- a CDS encoding sterol carrier family protein: protein MPARLREADPAAVSSARARLGAGDATPDDVRLLVKHAMAVLQRRAPGGAVEVRVPPYSAVQVIGGTTHKRGTPPAVVEMDADTWLALAFGDLAWSDAVSTGRVVASGERSDLSEHLPLVPPLV, encoded by the coding sequence GTGCCCGCGCGCCTCCGCGAGGCCGACCCCGCGGCCGTGTCGTCCGCCCGCGCCCGGCTCGGTGCCGGCGACGCCACGCCGGACGACGTCCGTCTCCTGGTCAAGCACGCGATGGCCGTGCTCCAGCGGCGCGCCCCCGGCGGCGCGGTCGAGGTGCGCGTCCCGCCCTACTCCGCGGTGCAGGTGATCGGCGGCACCACCCACAAGCGGGGCACGCCGCCGGCGGTCGTCGAGATGGACGCCGACACCTGGCTCGCCCTCGCCTTCGGTGACCTGGCCTGGTCCGACGCCGTCTCCACGGGCCGGGTGGTCGCCAGCGGGGAGAGGTCCGACCTCAGCGAGCACCTGCCGCTGGTGCCACCCCTGGTATGA
- a CDS encoding dipeptidase: MDLHARLDAVLPSVRADLEDLVRIPSVGALPAHADDVRRSAEATARLLEGAGLAVEVLSVEGGAPAVLGTRPAPEGAPTVLLYAHHDVQPVGEETEWTSAPFEPTERGGRLFGRGAADDKAGIAVHLAALRAWGDDLPVGVTVLVEGEEEEGSPTLEAFLETYRDRLAADVIVIADSTNWEVGVPALTTSLRGLAGCDIEVSTLEHGVHSGMFGGPVPDALTTLCRLLATLHDEAGEVAVEGLHAGPASDLDYPEDRFRAEASALEGVELIGSGSIVERLWTRPTVNVIGIDAPSVAECSNTLVPRARAAISLRVAPGQDAKEALGRLLDHLERHVPWGARLEVLATDTGSPTAIDATGPAYDAAREAFAEAWDGTEPVDIGVGGSIPFIAAFREAFPEASVLVTGVEDPDTRAHSTDEGLHLGEFRRACLAETLLLRNLTR; encoded by the coding sequence ATGGACCTCCACGCCCGGCTCGACGCCGTCCTGCCCTCCGTCCGTGCCGACCTGGAGGACCTCGTCCGGATCCCGTCGGTGGGGGCGCTGCCCGCCCACGCCGACGACGTACGCCGGTCGGCCGAGGCGACCGCCCGCCTCCTGGAGGGCGCGGGCCTGGCGGTCGAGGTGCTCAGCGTCGAGGGCGGCGCCCCCGCGGTGCTGGGGACGAGGCCGGCCCCGGAGGGTGCGCCGACCGTGCTGCTCTACGCCCACCACGACGTCCAGCCGGTCGGTGAGGAGACCGAGTGGACCAGCGCGCCGTTCGAGCCGACCGAGCGCGGCGGGCGGCTGTTCGGTCGCGGGGCGGCCGACGACAAGGCCGGCATCGCCGTGCACCTGGCCGCCCTGCGCGCCTGGGGGGACGACCTGCCGGTCGGCGTGACCGTCCTGGTCGAGGGCGAGGAGGAGGAGGGCTCCCCGACCCTGGAGGCGTTCCTCGAGACCTACCGCGACCGCCTCGCCGCCGACGTGATCGTGATCGCCGACAGCACCAACTGGGAGGTCGGCGTCCCGGCCCTCACCACCAGCCTGCGCGGCCTCGCGGGCTGCGACATCGAGGTCTCGACCCTGGAGCACGGCGTCCACTCCGGCATGTTCGGCGGCCCCGTGCCCGATGCGCTCACCACCCTGTGCCGCCTGCTGGCGACGCTGCACGACGAGGCCGGCGAGGTCGCGGTCGAGGGCCTGCACGCCGGACCCGCCTCCGACCTCGACTACCCCGAGGACCGGTTCCGGGCCGAGGCCTCCGCCCTGGAGGGCGTCGAGCTCATCGGCTCGGGCTCGATCGTCGAGCGGCTGTGGACCAGGCCGACGGTCAACGTGATCGGCATCGACGCCCCGAGCGTCGCCGAGTGCAGCAACACCCTCGTCCCGCGGGCCCGGGCGGCGATCTCGCTGCGCGTGGCGCCCGGCCAGGACGCCAAGGAGGCGCTGGGGCGGCTCCTGGACCACCTCGAGCGGCACGTGCCGTGGGGGGCGCGGCTCGAGGTGCTCGCGACCGACACCGGCTCCCCGACCGCGATCGACGCGACCGGCCCGGCGTACGACGCGGCGCGCGAGGCCTTCGCCGAGGCGTGGGACGGCACCGAGCCGGTCGACATCGGCGTGGGCGGGTCGATCCCGTTCATCGCGGCGTTCCGGGAGGCCTTCCCGGAGGCGTCGGTGCTGGTGACGGGCGTGGAGGACCCCGACACCCGCGCCCACAGCACCGACGAGGGCCTGCACCTCGGGGAGTTCCGGCGCGCGTGCCTGGCCGAGACCCTGCTGCTGCGCAACCTCACCCGCTGA
- the purF gene encoding amidophosphoribosyltransferase codes for MTRRTRPGDGRLNHDLDPTSAADKGPQDACGVFGVWAPGEDVAKLTYFGLYSLQHRGQESAGIAVSNGRQILVYKDMGLVSQAFDESTLESLQGGLAIGHTRYSTTGASTWHNAQPTFRPTANGSIALAHNGNLTNTRELADRVERLKHIGGELDTPSRQGNHIVATNDTSLVTALLAGDPDRTIEETAIEVLPTVKGAFSFVFMDEHTLYAARDPQGIRPLVLGRLERGWVVASEDAALATVGARVVREVEPGELVVVDDNGLRSHRFAEPAPKGCVFEYVYLARPDATIAGRSVHAARVEMGRLLARSHPVEADLVIPVPESGTPAAVGYAEASGIPFGQGFVKNAYVGRTFIQPSQTLRQLGIRLKLNALEHVIRGKRLVVVDDSIVRGNTQRAQVRMLREAGALEVHVRISSPPVKWPCFYGIDFATRAELIATGLGVEEIRASIGADSLGYISQEDMVAATGQPSERLCRACFDGEYPIDLPDEALLGKHLLERSLPVLERDTPLPGVLDGREARDVEGVPIGLSGGAAGALDHP; via the coding sequence GTGACTCGACGCACCCGTCCTGGTGACGGCCGCCTGAACCACGACCTCGACCCCACCTCGGCCGCCGACAAGGGACCCCAGGACGCCTGCGGCGTCTTCGGTGTCTGGGCCCCGGGCGAGGACGTCGCCAAGCTCACCTACTTCGGTCTCTACTCGCTGCAGCACCGCGGGCAGGAGTCGGCGGGCATCGCGGTGAGCAACGGGCGTCAGATCCTGGTCTACAAGGACATGGGGCTGGTCTCCCAGGCCTTCGACGAGTCGACGCTGGAGAGCCTCCAGGGCGGCCTGGCGATCGGCCACACGCGCTACAGCACCACCGGCGCGAGCACCTGGCACAACGCCCAGCCGACCTTCCGCCCGACGGCCAACGGCTCGATCGCCCTGGCCCACAACGGCAACCTGACCAACACGCGCGAGCTCGCCGACCGGGTCGAGCGCCTCAAGCACATCGGCGGCGAGCTGGACACCCCCTCCCGCCAGGGCAACCACATCGTGGCGACCAACGACACCAGCCTGGTGACCGCGCTGCTCGCCGGCGACCCCGACCGCACCATCGAGGAGACCGCGATCGAGGTGCTCCCGACGGTCAAGGGTGCGTTCTCCTTCGTCTTCATGGACGAGCACACGCTCTACGCCGCCCGCGACCCGCAGGGCATCCGCCCGCTGGTGCTCGGCCGGCTCGAGCGGGGCTGGGTCGTCGCCAGCGAGGACGCCGCGCTGGCGACCGTGGGCGCGCGCGTCGTGCGCGAGGTCGAGCCGGGTGAGCTGGTCGTCGTCGACGACAACGGCTTGCGCAGCCACAGGTTCGCCGAGCCCGCCCCCAAGGGCTGCGTGTTCGAGTACGTCTACCTCGCCCGCCCCGACGCCACGATCGCCGGCCGCAGCGTGCACGCCGCGCGTGTCGAGATGGGTCGGCTCCTGGCCAGGTCGCACCCGGTCGAGGCCGACCTGGTCATCCCGGTGCCGGAGTCCGGCACCCCTGCCGCGGTCGGCTACGCCGAGGCCAGCGGCATCCCGTTCGGCCAGGGGTTCGTCAAGAACGCCTACGTCGGCCGCACCTTCATCCAGCCGTCCCAGACCCTGCGCCAGCTCGGCATCCGGCTCAAGCTCAATGCCCTCGAGCACGTGATCCGCGGCAAGCGGCTGGTCGTGGTCGACGACTCGATCGTGCGCGGCAACACCCAGCGTGCGCAGGTGCGGATGCTGCGCGAGGCGGGCGCGCTCGAGGTCCACGTGCGCATCTCCTCGCCACCGGTGAAGTGGCCCTGCTTCTACGGCATCGACTTCGCCACCCGGGCCGAGCTGATCGCCACCGGCCTCGGCGTGGAGGAGATCCGCGCCAGCATCGGCGCCGACAGCCTGGGCTACATCTCGCAGGAGGACATGGTCGCCGCGACGGGGCAGCCCTCGGAGCGGCTGTGCCGGGCGTGCTTCGACGGCGAGTACCCCATCGACCTGCCCGACGAGGCCCTGCTCGGCAAGCACCTGCTGGAACGCTCGCTCCCGGTCCTGGAGCGCGACACCCCGCTGCCAGGGGTCCTCGACGGGCGCGAGGCACGCGACGTCGAGGGCGTGCCGATCGGTCTCTCCGGTGGCGCCGCGGGCGCCCTGGACCACCCCTGA
- the purM gene encoding phosphoribosylformylglycinamidine cyclo-ligase has product MSTYEAAGVSIEAGDKAVELMKVWVDKARRPEMVGGIGGFAGLFDASALKAYDRPLLATSADGVGTKVAVAQAMDVHHTIGFDLVGMLVDDLVVCGAEPLFLTDYIATGRVVPERIAAIVQGIAEACVEAGCALVGGETAEHPGLLGPDEYDVAGSTTGVVEATHLLGPGRVRPGDLVVAMRSSGLHSNGYSLVRHVLLEQAGWALDRDVPELGRTLGEELLEPTRIYAKACLALARGTRTHAMSHITGGGLAANLERVLPAEVSVTLDRTTWTPQPVFGLVAEVGGVAREDLERTLNCGVGMVAVVDADDVDRVLATLAEHEVGSWVCGEVALAGSADDGGRVRLVGAHPAG; this is encoded by the coding sequence GTGAGCACCTACGAGGCCGCCGGCGTCTCCATCGAGGCCGGCGACAAGGCCGTCGAGCTGATGAAGGTCTGGGTCGACAAGGCCCGCCGCCCCGAGATGGTCGGGGGCATCGGCGGCTTCGCCGGGCTGTTCGACGCCTCGGCCCTCAAGGCCTACGACCGGCCGCTGCTGGCGACCAGCGCCGACGGCGTCGGCACCAAGGTGGCCGTCGCCCAGGCGATGGACGTCCACCACACGATCGGGTTCGACCTGGTCGGGATGCTGGTCGACGACCTGGTCGTGTGCGGCGCCGAGCCGCTGTTCCTCACCGACTACATCGCCACGGGGCGGGTCGTGCCGGAGCGCATCGCCGCGATCGTCCAGGGCATCGCCGAGGCGTGCGTCGAGGCGGGGTGCGCGCTCGTCGGCGGCGAGACCGCCGAGCACCCCGGGCTCCTCGGGCCCGACGAGTACGACGTCGCGGGCTCGACCACCGGCGTCGTCGAGGCCACCCACCTCCTGGGTCCCGGCCGGGTCCGGCCGGGCGACCTGGTGGTGGCCATGCGCAGCAGCGGGCTCCACAGCAACGGCTACTCCCTGGTCCGCCACGTGCTGCTGGAGCAGGCCGGCTGGGCGCTCGACCGCGACGTCCCCGAGCTCGGCCGCACGCTGGGCGAGGAGCTGCTCGAGCCGACGCGCATCTACGCCAAGGCGTGCCTGGCGCTCGCCCGCGGCACCCGCACCCACGCCATGTCGCACATCACCGGGGGCGGCCTGGCCGCCAACCTCGAGCGTGTCCTGCCGGCCGAGGTGAGCGTCACCCTCGACCGCACCACCTGGACCCCCCAGCCCGTGTTCGGACTCGTCGCGGAGGTCGGCGGGGTGGCCCGCGAGGACCTCGAGCGCACGCTCAACTGCGGTGTCGGCATGGTGGCGGTCGTGGACGCCGACGACGTCGACCGGGTGCTGGCCACGCTGGCCGAGCACGAGGTCGGGTCGTGGGTCTGCGGCGAGGTCGCGCTGGCCGGCTCCGCCGACGACGGGGGCCGGGTCCGGCTGGTCGGCGCCCACCCCGCGGGCTAG
- a CDS encoding DUF3073 domain-containing protein, translated as MGRGRAKAKQTKVARDLKYRTHEADFGALAKELHGSSGDPSSPGASEPDETPEDDYDQWADYAERDR; from the coding sequence ATGGGCCGCGGCCGTGCAAAGGCAAAGCAGACCAAGGTCGCCCGCGACCTGAAGTACCGCACTCACGAGGCGGACTTCGGAGCGCTGGCCAAGGAGCTGCACGGGTCTTCCGGTGACCCGTCGTCCCCCGGGGCGTCGGAGCCGGACGAGACTCCCGAGGACGACTACGACCAGTGGGCGGACTACGCCGAGCGGGATCGCTGA
- a CDS encoding Glu/Leu/Phe/Val dehydrogenase dimerization domain-containing protein, with amino-acid sequence MSTPAPTSVFDQLHQHEQVVFCHDEPTGLRAIIAIHSTALGPALGGTRFYPYADEQSALADVLELSRGMTYKAAAAGLDLGGGKAVIIGDPALDKSEALLRAYGRFVQTLGGRYVTACDVGTFSPDMDVVARECGPGVVTGRTEEHGGAGDSSVLTAFGVFQGMRAAALRTWGDPTLRGRRVGVAGVGKVGRHLVDLLLEDGADVVVTDVSERALAVVRAAHPEVDVVGGPDGPDGPDGTAALVASDLDVYAPCALGGALDDATVDALRARVVCGAANNQLAHPGIAKRLEDHGVLYAPDYVVNAGGLIQVADEREGFSFPRAQRRASGIYDTTLRIFELAESDGVPPAVAADRVAEHRIAEVSRVRRIWTV; translated from the coding sequence ATGAGCACACCCGCCCCCACGTCCGTCTTCGACCAGCTGCACCAGCACGAGCAGGTCGTGTTCTGCCACGACGAGCCCACCGGGCTCCGCGCGATCATCGCGATCCACTCCACCGCCCTGGGCCCCGCGCTCGGCGGCACCCGCTTCTACCCCTACGCCGACGAGCAGTCCGCGCTCGCCGACGTCCTCGAGCTCTCGCGCGGCATGACCTACAAGGCCGCCGCGGCGGGCCTCGACCTCGGCGGCGGCAAGGCGGTCATCATCGGCGACCCGGCCCTCGACAAGTCCGAGGCGCTGCTGCGGGCCTACGGCCGCTTCGTGCAGACCCTCGGCGGCCGCTACGTCACCGCCTGCGACGTCGGCACGTTCTCCCCCGACATGGACGTCGTGGCCCGCGAGTGCGGCCCCGGCGTGGTCACCGGCCGCACCGAGGAGCACGGCGGGGCCGGCGACTCCTCGGTCCTCACCGCGTTCGGCGTCTTCCAGGGCATGCGGGCCGCGGCCCTGCGCACCTGGGGCGACCCCACCCTGCGCGGTCGCCGCGTCGGCGTCGCCGGGGTCGGCAAGGTCGGCCGCCACCTGGTGGACCTGCTGCTCGAGGACGGTGCCGACGTGGTCGTGACCGACGTCAGCGAGCGGGCGCTGGCCGTCGTACGCGCGGCGCACCCGGAGGTCGACGTGGTCGGTGGCCCCGACGGCCCCGACGGCCCTGACGGCACCGCGGCGCTGGTGGCCTCCGACCTCGACGTCTACGCCCCGTGCGCGCTGGGCGGCGCCCTGGACGACGCGACCGTCGACGCGCTGCGGGCCCGGGTGGTCTGCGGGGCGGCCAACAACCAGCTCGCCCACCCCGGCATCGCCAAGCGGCTGGAGGACCACGGCGTGCTCTACGCCCCCGACTACGTGGTCAACGCCGGCGGGCTGATCCAGGTCGCCGACGAGCGCGAGGGGTTCTCGTTCCCCCGTGCGCAGCGACGCGCGAGCGGGATCTACGACACCACGCTGCGCATCTTCGAGCTCGCCGAGAGCGACGGCGTGCCGCCCGCGGTCGCTGCCGACCGCGTTGCGGAGCATCGGATCGCGGAGGTGTCCCGCGTCAGGAGGATCTGGACCGTCTGA
- a CDS encoding BldC family transcriptional regulator encodes MTARPTESEALLTPAEVAAMFRVDPKTVTRWAKAGKLSSIRTLGGHRRYRESEVRELLAGMMPTQRRGNDFE; translated from the coding sequence ATGACCGCTCGACCGACTGAGTCGGAGGCTCTGCTGACGCCTGCAGAGGTTGCCGCCATGTTCCGGGTCGACCCGAAGACCGTGACGAGGTGGGCCAAGGCGGGCAAGCTCAGCTCGATCCGCACGCTGGGCGGCCACCGCCGCTACCGCGAGTCCGAGGTGCGCGAGCTGCTCGCCGGCATGATGCCGACGCAGCGTCGCGGCAACGACTTCGAGTGA
- a CDS encoding SCO7613 C-terminal domain-containing membrane protein, whose translation MTRFADPARCPDCRATLTPGSLLCPACRLDLSGELGQRLFTLLTDADSVLVQMRSRSAAPVPAGAPTPGTRVPVGAGGPGLPPQPAPPGGPAPFPSAPAPRPAVRASSVPQVLLGLGALTLLVAISLFFAVTWAALGPDGRAVVLVLLTLATSAVTAELARRDLRGATEALGLVSLGLVAGDVFAARDAGWLHPGNGAQMSLVLGTVLLVAGTTSALALTRTRAGRLVSGEVVAALGAACVAGGIADSGWGSTAGRLVVAVPLVALLAVMARLLGQLVPGGPSDSAFLPLPEPGRTPRRRRLLPMQAETAGIALVTVAAWLALAGTALERVFDDLTLAGVWGGSGLPLLAAAVYAALPALLPGLRAARVTALAVAVAPLTVLLTAPAFDESGTTLALVMAVATLVLAVVLATGPLPWVRAAGSGLLVTVPVLVAHSLELLVAGLRAFAAAVEKGWDGSLTGRLDPPVGGLAAPWVLPAALLVLVVTGFAVHRAATGSRPSAEQVRRVSETSAIVAVHGGLLVLRTPVVALLAVMLLTTLRVGIDGLRGHPRMTQAAAAWSSFALGALALTLSAYDEWLTLLACLVLGGLAALHHRSPALGGWAAWGGGLVLGPLGALGLWAGTSLLEVRGDWAALVVLLALGAWVVLRGLADTEGSGEHPVRDPWTDPVVGVEVGTIAAAALTAVVGVMVFSPLDLQAPWTSVHLTVAGVVASIVSLTREERRRVAGWAAFVLLTAASWVRLSDIGVHQPEAYTVPSALVLLVVGWFHLRQHPAAGTMRAWSSGLGLALVPSLLWVLADPVSLRALLLGLVCLGLVLLGTSRRWAAPFVWGAAVGTVLVLRMVAPVALLVGPFLVFAVGGVLLLVVGATWEHRLKDAERLRRYVDGLR comes from the coding sequence ATGACCAGGTTCGCCGACCCCGCGCGCTGCCCCGACTGCCGCGCCACCCTGACGCCCGGCAGCCTGCTGTGCCCCGCGTGCCGCCTCGACCTGAGCGGCGAGCTGGGTCAGCGGCTGTTCACCCTGCTCACCGACGCCGACAGCGTGCTGGTGCAGATGCGATCCCGCAGCGCGGCGCCGGTCCCCGCCGGCGCGCCGACCCCCGGCACCCGCGTGCCGGTGGGAGCCGGTGGTCCGGGCCTGCCGCCCCAGCCGGCACCCCCCGGTGGCCCGGCGCCGTTCCCGTCGGCACCGGCCCCGCGTCCCGCGGTCCGGGCGTCCAGCGTGCCGCAGGTGCTGCTCGGGCTCGGCGCCCTCACCCTGCTGGTCGCGATCTCCCTGTTCTTCGCCGTCACCTGGGCCGCGCTGGGTCCTGACGGTCGGGCGGTGGTGCTGGTGCTGCTGACCCTCGCCACCAGCGCGGTGACCGCTGAGCTGGCCCGTCGTGACCTTCGGGGCGCGACCGAGGCGCTGGGGCTGGTGAGCCTGGGGCTCGTGGCCGGTGACGTCTTCGCCGCCCGTGACGCCGGCTGGCTGCACCCGGGCAACGGCGCGCAGATGTCCCTGGTGCTGGGCACGGTGCTGCTCGTCGCGGGCACGACCTCGGCGCTCGCGCTGACCCGGACCCGCGCCGGGCGCCTGGTCTCCGGCGAGGTCGTGGCGGCCCTCGGGGCCGCGTGCGTGGCCGGCGGCATCGCCGACAGTGGCTGGGGCTCGACCGCCGGCCGGCTGGTGGTCGCCGTCCCGCTCGTCGCCCTCCTCGCGGTCATGGCCCGCCTGCTCGGGCAGCTCGTGCCCGGCGGCCCCTCCGACTCCGCCTTCCTCCCGCTCCCCGAGCCCGGCAGGACCCCGCGGCGTCGACGCCTCCTGCCGATGCAGGCCGAGACCGCCGGCATCGCGCTGGTCACGGTCGCGGCCTGGCTGGCGCTGGCCGGCACCGCGCTGGAGCGCGTGTTCGACGACCTCACCCTCGCCGGCGTCTGGGGCGGCTCGGGGCTGCCGCTCCTGGCCGCCGCGGTGTACGCCGCCCTGCCGGCCCTCCTGCCCGGCCTCCGCGCGGCGCGGGTGACCGCCCTCGCGGTCGCCGTCGCCCCGCTGACCGTGCTGCTGACCGCGCCGGCCTTCGACGAGTCGGGCACCACGCTCGCCCTGGTCATGGCGGTGGCCACGCTCGTGCTCGCCGTCGTCCTCGCGACCGGCCCGCTGCCCTGGGTGCGGGCCGCCGGATCGGGGCTGCTGGTCACCGTGCCGGTGCTCGTCGCCCACAGCCTCGAGCTGCTCGTCGCAGGCCTCAGGGCCTTCGCCGCCGCGGTCGAGAAGGGTTGGGACGGCTCCCTGACCGGACGGCTGGACCCGCCGGTCGGAGGCCTGGCCGCCCCCTGGGTGCTCCCCGCGGCGCTGCTGGTGCTGGTGGTGACCGGCTTCGCCGTGCACCGCGCCGCGACCGGGTCACGACCCTCGGCCGAGCAGGTGCGCCGCGTGTCCGAGACCTCGGCGATCGTGGCGGTCCACGGCGGCCTGCTGGTCCTGCGCACCCCCGTGGTCGCCCTGCTCGCGGTGATGCTGCTGACCACGCTGCGCGTCGGCATCGACGGCCTGCGCGGGCACCCGCGGATGACCCAGGCGGCCGCCGCCTGGAGCTCCTTCGCGCTCGGTGCGCTGGCGCTCACGCTCTCGGCGTACGACGAGTGGCTGACCCTGCTGGCCTGCCTCGTCCTGGGCGGCCTGGCCGCCCTCCACCACCGCAGCCCCGCCCTGGGCGGCTGGGCCGCGTGGGGAGGCGGGCTCGTGCTCGGGCCGCTGGGCGCCCTGGGGCTGTGGGCGGGCACCTCGCTGCTCGAGGTCCGTGGGGACTGGGCCGCGCTGGTGGTCCTGCTCGCCCTCGGCGCCTGGGTGGTCCTGCGGGGGCTGGCCGACACCGAGGGGAGCGGCGAGCATCCGGTTCGCGATCCCTGGACCGACCCGGTCGTCGGGGTCGAGGTGGGCACGATCGCCGCGGCGGCCCTCACCGCGGTGGTCGGCGTGATGGTCTTCTCGCCGCTGGACCTCCAGGCCCCGTGGACCTCGGTCCACCTCACCGTCGCCGGGGTCGTGGCCTCCATCGTGTCGCTGACCCGGGAGGAGCGGCGACGGGTGGCCGGCTGGGCCGCCTTCGTGCTGCTCACCGCGGCCAGCTGGGTGCGCCTGTCCGACATCGGGGTGCACCAGCCCGAGGCCTACACGGTCCCCTCGGCGCTCGTGCTCCTGGTGGTGGGCTGGTTCCACCTGCGGCAGCACCCCGCCGCCGGCACGATGCGGGCCTGGAGCTCCGGGCTGGGCCTGGCCCTCGTGCCCTCGCTGCTGTGGGTGCTGGCCGACCCGGTCTCGCTGCGCGCGCTGCTCCTGGGCCTGGTCTGCCTCGGCCTGGTGCTGCTCGGCACGAGCCGTCGCTGGGCCGCGCCGTTCGTGTGGGGTGCGGCGGTCGGCACCGTGCTGGTGCTGCGGATGGTGGCGCCGGTCGCCCTGCTGGTCGGACCGTTCCTGGTCTTCGCCGTGGGCGGCGTGCTGCTGCTGGTGGTCGGGGCGACCTGGGAGCACCGCCTCAAGGACGCCGAGCGTCTGCGCCGCTACGTCGACGGCCTGCGCTGA